In Leptospira stimsonii, the following proteins share a genomic window:
- the sppA gene encoding signal peptide peptidase SppA, with amino-acid sequence MKAPILTWTYSLILTLFVTNCYIPVNANLGGPGKSAELREKLLTGKNEDKILIIPIDGVISDEGERTFFGGQEDSILAGVKKQLELAELDPEIKAVILKINSPGGSVTSSDILYREVLQFKTKKKIPVVSLFMDTAASGAYYIAMASDLIIAHPTTVTGSIGVILSGINFKEGLDKLGIKDQSIRSGGNKTIGSPLEDLTPEQRKLLQSIVDDLYEKFFEVVKAGRPGKNPTELRKIADGRIFTASQALQHGLIDKVGYFDNAIQETMALPNYRKTPGNTSPRIIYYSQSVEKRANFYQVQSPELKIDSPISKILGTGKQVRFLYLWSY; translated from the coding sequence TTGAAAGCACCGATTCTGACTTGGACCTATTCCCTTATCCTGACACTCTTCGTAACGAATTGTTATATCCCCGTGAACGCGAATCTCGGAGGTCCGGGTAAATCCGCCGAACTCAGGGAAAAACTTCTGACCGGAAAAAACGAAGATAAAATTCTAATCATTCCGATCGACGGAGTCATCAGTGACGAAGGCGAAAGAACCTTTTTCGGCGGACAAGAAGATTCGATTCTTGCCGGAGTCAAAAAACAACTCGAACTCGCGGAATTAGATCCCGAAATCAAAGCAGTCATTTTAAAAATCAATTCTCCAGGCGGTTCCGTCACTTCCAGCGATATCCTTTATAGAGAAGTTCTTCAGTTTAAAACCAAAAAGAAAATTCCAGTGGTTTCACTTTTTATGGATACGGCCGCGAGTGGAGCGTATTACATCGCGATGGCTTCCGATCTGATCATAGCCCATCCGACCACGGTCACCGGTTCCATCGGCGTGATTCTTTCCGGTATCAATTTCAAAGAAGGCCTCGATAAGCTGGGAATTAAGGACCAGTCGATTCGTTCCGGCGGAAACAAAACAATCGGATCTCCCTTGGAAGATCTTACTCCCGAGCAAAGGAAACTATTGCAATCCATCGTAGACGATCTGTATGAAAAGTTTTTTGAAGTTGTGAAGGCCGGTCGTCCCGGAAAAAATCCTACCGAACTTCGTAAGATCGCGGATGGAAGAATTTTCACCGCGTCTCAAGCGTTACAACACGGCTTGATCGATAAGGTCGGCTACTTCGACAACGCGATTCAGGAGACGATGGCACTTCCGAATTACCGCAAAACACCGGGGAATACGAGTCCGAGAATCATTTACTATTCACAGAGCGTGGAAAAACGGGCCAACTTCTATCAAGTGCAATCACCGGAGTTAAAAATCGATTCTCCGATTTCGAAAATTCTCGGGACCGGAAAACAGGTTCGTTTTCTTTATCTCTGGTCTTATTGA
- a CDS encoding aldose 1-epimerase: MTEIASEHSRLKLNEAGNQILSWIWKHPVTEKNLEIIAGYDSTERFFSSGSYLMFPWVNRHTAETIQLCEETISLRDLGTKDAKGYPSHGLAYSWRRSVIDRTDHSVLFELVPDESVSLTPLAKIRVREEYSLHTISREEVLTLRTFFQNENSIPFRFCYGYHPYFRIHSQSSSAQLRSNLKKQIPLQEDLIPVYPIYGVETDVFDLEKIPKLDSLFYGEEPNVLLQVRNEAYQVAIHSYADDSTEIPLSYMQIYTDFAGNRIAIEPMSAPGNAYLHGFSLTTLLPEEEKSGCFQISLSVL, from the coding sequence GTGACTGAAATTGCAAGCGAACATTCCAGATTGAAACTCAACGAAGCCGGAAACCAGATTCTTTCCTGGATCTGGAAACATCCCGTCACCGAAAAAAATTTAGAGATCATCGCGGGATACGATTCAACGGAACGATTTTTTAGTTCTGGGTCGTATTTGATGTTTCCTTGGGTCAATCGTCACACCGCAGAAACCATTCAGCTCTGTGAAGAAACGATTTCTTTGCGTGACTTGGGAACAAAGGACGCAAAAGGTTACCCTTCGCATGGACTTGCGTATTCCTGGAGAAGGAGTGTCATCGATAGAACGGATCACTCCGTTTTATTCGAGTTGGTTCCCGACGAATCCGTTTCTCTTACACCCTTAGCTAAGATTCGAGTTCGGGAAGAATATTCTTTGCATACGATTTCCAGAGAAGAGGTTTTGACTCTTCGCACTTTTTTTCAAAATGAGAATTCGATACCGTTTCGATTTTGTTACGGTTATCATCCGTATTTTCGGATCCATTCTCAATCTTCCTCGGCGCAACTGCGGTCTAACTTGAAGAAACAGATTCCTTTACAAGAAGATTTGATTCCGGTTTATCCGATCTACGGAGTGGAAACCGACGTATTCGATTTAGAGAAGATACCAAAGCTCGATTCCTTATTTTATGGAGAGGAGCCGAACGTACTTTTACAAGTGAGAAACGAAGCCTATCAAGTTGCGATTCATTCTTACGCGGATGATTCGACAGAGATACCTCTTTCTTACATGCAAATCTACACGGACTTTGCCGGAAACAGGATTGCGATCGAACCGATGAGTGCACCGGGAAACGCGTATTTACACGGTTTTTCTTTGACGACCTTACTTCCGGAAGAGGAAAAAAGCGGTTGTTTTCAAATTTCTCTCTCCGTGTTGTAA
- a CDS encoding MBOAT family O-acyltransferase translates to MLFNSLPFLFLFLITYLIYWNVDGPWKKRVLLVSSIIFYGYSHIAFLIHFLLVIGINYYFSAKLWEIRDRGESTGKLLKWVILLNGINLAFFKYYYFVMDSMSSLTGMELWQKLGTSVEILLPLAISFYTFQLIALQVDIHRGLIPNRISSGDYFLFILFFPQLIAGPIMRSTDFLPKLDHPAIDKDRMKLGIFLLIFGLFKKSVLADSIAGIVGPMYLEPSSYHAASIYIGMVGFACQVYCDFSGYTDIARGSAFLLGYDIPENFRGPFLSVSFREFWGRWHVTLSTWLRDYIYIPLGGSRQGEFRSQLNMFLTMCLGGLWHGANIAFVLWGAYLGLILAVERIVEPRPVPGVSNSPSTATRVLRNIFTLNLFIFSGIFFRGGSAGKNAVPFMLDLLSGYKNLFAGRVLPRWEELLLFILLTIGLNAFQYYPQLMSKIEKKGMILIPILSVILLLLLGVFGDGGGEFIYFQF, encoded by the coding sequence ATGTTATTTAATTCTTTACCCTTTCTTTTCCTATTTCTAATCACGTATTTGATCTATTGGAACGTCGACGGGCCCTGGAAAAAAAGGGTCCTTCTCGTTTCCTCGATCATCTTCTACGGATATTCTCATATCGCGTTTTTGATTCATTTTCTACTCGTGATCGGAATCAACTACTACTTCTCCGCAAAACTCTGGGAAATTCGAGATCGCGGAGAATCCACGGGCAAACTTCTCAAATGGGTGATCTTATTAAACGGGATCAATCTCGCATTTTTTAAATATTATTATTTCGTAATGGATTCCATGAGTTCTCTCACGGGAATGGAACTCTGGCAAAAACTGGGAACATCCGTTGAAATTCTTCTTCCTCTCGCAATCAGCTTTTATACGTTTCAATTGATCGCTCTCCAAGTCGATATCCACAGAGGTTTGATCCCGAATCGAATCAGTTCCGGAGACTATTTCCTCTTCATTCTCTTCTTTCCTCAATTGATCGCGGGTCCGATCATGAGATCCACAGACTTTCTTCCGAAACTGGATCATCCGGCAATCGATAAGGACAGGATGAAACTCGGGATCTTTTTATTGATCTTCGGTCTTTTCAAAAAATCAGTCCTCGCAGATTCGATTGCGGGAATCGTCGGCCCGATGTATCTCGAACCGAGTTCCTATCACGCCGCTTCCATCTACATTGGGATGGTTGGATTTGCCTGCCAGGTTTACTGCGACTTCTCCGGTTACACGGATATTGCCAGAGGTTCCGCATTCTTACTCGGATATGATATCCCGGAAAACTTCCGCGGACCGTTTCTTTCCGTTTCTTTCCGCGAATTTTGGGGACGGTGGCACGTAACGCTTTCCACATGGCTTCGAGATTACATCTACATTCCGTTAGGCGGAAGTAGACAGGGAGAATTCAGATCCCAGTTGAATATGTTTCTCACCATGTGTCTGGGAGGACTTTGGCACGGGGCTAATATCGCCTTCGTTCTTTGGGGAGCCTATCTAGGATTGATCTTGGCGGTCGAAAGAATCGTAGAACCGAGACCGGTACCCGGCGTTTCCAATAGTCCATCCACCGCGACTCGAGTTCTAAGAAACATATTTACTCTCAATCTATTTATCTTCTCCGGGATTTTCTTTCGCGGAGGCTCCGCCGGCAAAAACGCGGTTCCGTTTATGTTGGATTTACTCAGCGGATATAAGAATCTTTTTGCGGGCCGAGTCCTACCTCGTTGGGAAGAACTTTTGTTATTTATCCTTTTGACGATCGGATTAAACGCGTTTCAGTATTATCCTCAACTCATGTCCAAAATCGAAAAAAAAGGAATGATTTTGATTCCGATTTTGAGCGTCATACTTCTTCTGCTTTTGGGTGTATTTGGCGACGGCGGTGGAGAATTTATTTACTTCCAGTTCTAA
- a CDS encoding PP2C family protein-serine/threonine phosphatase, with translation MNLSEYIKRYFQRVGWFLPSLNLLFLILIAVYLENSNLNTKERIIFYLISIALLYLINYISFILFLTKKFLPSEEVRGKMMKRFRKGDDRMQTYLFPLSIDDDHYEIYARTLTYNPIGGDFYNFLTDLKGNYWIGIGDSVGHGYLAGIFSMMIFQKMSLLVHLYSEPYDVIEQINESLTKRTQTYPAINSSLYATFLLIKADRDGNVQHSGLHPSFVHYKSKTKENEIVETDGKFISTTMNSSLKNVQGKSHFRLESGDIVFCFTDGLYEQKNKGNLYFGESLFRFLEDVPKADLKKIADNLFAEILIHTGGRIQDDMTILMIRKK, from the coding sequence ATGAATCTATCGGAATACATCAAAAGATACTTTCAAAGAGTGGGGTGGTTTCTTCCGAGCCTAAATCTATTATTCTTGATATTGATCGCGGTTTATCTCGAAAATTCAAATCTAAACACGAAAGAAAGGATCATTTTTTATCTGATCTCGATCGCCCTGCTCTACTTAATCAATTATATTTCCTTTATACTCTTTCTAACGAAGAAGTTTTTACCGTCCGAGGAAGTCCGAGGTAAGATGATGAAACGTTTCCGAAAAGGAGACGATCGTATGCAGACCTACCTCTTTCCACTTTCGATCGACGACGACCACTACGAAATCTATGCTCGAACTCTCACCTACAATCCGATAGGCGGCGACTTCTATAATTTTCTGACTGATCTTAAGGGAAATTATTGGATTGGAATCGGAGACTCGGTCGGACACGGATACTTGGCCGGAATCTTTAGCATGATGATCTTTCAAAAGATGTCTCTTCTCGTTCATCTCTACTCGGAACCGTACGACGTAATCGAACAGATCAACGAAAGTCTAACGAAAAGGACGCAGACGTATCCAGCGATCAATTCGAGCCTATATGCTACCTTTCTTTTGATCAAAGCCGACCGGGACGGAAACGTTCAACATTCGGGTTTACATCCGAGTTTCGTTCACTACAAAAGTAAAACGAAAGAAAATGAAATCGTGGAAACGGACGGAAAGTTCATCTCCACTACGATGAATTCGAGTTTGAAGAACGTTCAGGGAAAAAGTCACTTTCGATTGGAATCCGGAGATATCGTATTTTGCTTTACAGATGGTCTTTACGAACAGAAGAATAAAGGAAACCTGTATTTCGGAGAAAGCCTCTTTCGATTCTTAGAAGACGTTCCCAAAGCCGATCTGAAAAAAATCGCGGACAACCTTTTTGCGGAAATTCTGATTCATACCGGAGGAAGAATTCAGGACGATATGACGATCCTGATGATTCGTAAAAAATAA
- a CDS encoding pyridoxal phosphate-dependent aminotransferase, with the protein MDLSAKRLNVIEPSPTLAITAKANELKKKGEDIVSFGAGEPDFETPSHIKDAAKKAIDKGMTRYTAVSGTVELKEAIVTKFKRDNGLDYEKNQILIGTGGKQVIYNYFLATLNAGDEVIIPAPYWVSYADIVRLAEGVPVIVQTTPESNFQITPEQLKKAITPKTKCLIVNSPSNPTGAGYSRKDLEALGEVILSSGIHVMSDDIYEKIVYDGFVFSNLAMISPELKKRTFVINGVSKTYSMTGWRIGYGAGDIGIVKNMETIQSQSTSNPSSISQAAAEAAIGGDQACVEDMRKAFEQRRNIIVSLLNAIAGVHCKNPQGAFYVFPYLNEVYKTPGFERLRKESSETSLSKLFCNVLLEKYKVAAVPGIAFGEDNAMRLSYPMSETDIKRGVDRIAEMIRDLSK; encoded by the coding sequence ATGGATCTCAGCGCAAAAAGGCTGAACGTCATCGAGCCCTCTCCCACGCTCGCCATTACTGCGAAAGCGAACGAGCTTAAAAAAAAGGGAGAGGACATTGTAAGTTTCGGAGCGGGCGAGCCCGATTTCGAAACCCCGTCCCATATCAAAGACGCCGCGAAGAAGGCGATCGATAAGGGAATGACGCGTTATACGGCTGTATCCGGTACTGTGGAGCTCAAAGAGGCGATCGTAACCAAGTTCAAAAGAGACAACGGTCTCGATTATGAAAAGAACCAGATCCTTATTGGAACCGGAGGAAAACAGGTTATATACAATTACTTTCTTGCGACGTTAAACGCGGGGGACGAGGTCATCATTCCTGCTCCATATTGGGTGAGTTATGCGGATATCGTGCGCCTTGCGGAAGGTGTGCCTGTGATCGTTCAAACGACGCCGGAAAGTAATTTTCAGATCACTCCGGAACAATTGAAAAAAGCAATTACACCGAAGACAAAATGTCTGATCGTCAATTCTCCGTCCAACCCGACGGGCGCAGGTTATTCGAGAAAAGATCTGGAAGCGTTAGGCGAGGTCATCCTCTCTAGCGGAATTCACGTGATGAGCGACGATATCTACGAAAAGATCGTCTATGACGGATTTGTATTTTCCAATCTCGCCATGATTTCTCCCGAACTCAAAAAACGGACCTTTGTAATCAACGGAGTTTCGAAAACGTATTCGATGACTGGATGGAGAATCGGTTATGGAGCGGGTGATATCGGCATCGTTAAAAACATGGAAACGATCCAAAGCCAGTCTACTTCCAATCCTTCTTCCATTTCCCAAGCCGCGGCGGAAGCCGCGATTGGAGGGGATCAAGCCTGTGTCGAGGATATGAGAAAGGCTTTTGAACAAAGAAGAAATATCATCGTTTCCCTCTTAAATGCGATTGCTGGAGTACATTGCAAGAATCCGCAGGGGGCATTCTACGTTTTTCCGTATCTGAACGAAGTCTACAAAACTCCTGGTTTTGAAAGACTCAGGAAAGAATCTTCCGAAACGTCGTTGAGTAAACTTTTCTGTAATGTTCTATTAGAAAAGTATAAAGTTGCGGCCGTTCCAGGGATCGCTTTCGGAGAAGACAATGCGATGAGGCTATCTTATCCGATGAGCGAAACGGATATCAAACGCGGAGTGGATAGAATCGCGGAAATGATAAGGGATCTGAGCAAGTAA
- a CDS encoding DNA repair helicase XPB produces MSKPLIVQSDKTMLLEVDNPEFEACQTIVSKFAELEKSPEYLHTYRISPLSLWNAASIKMSADEIVECLEKFSRYSVPKNIVNEIREQISRYGKVKLVKEESGELAIISNEKGFLQEIGNHRAVQPFIESTFPDKIYIKKEYRGHIKQALIKIGFPVEDLAGYDEGNKYGFNLRPESISGKKFGMRDYQRACVEVFHAGGGNEGGSGVVVLPCGAGKTIVGIGVMQIVGAETLILVTNTLSIRQWRNEILDKTDIPPEDIGEYSGEVKEIRPITIATYNILTHRKKKGGDFTHFHLFSANNWGLIVYDEVHLLPAPVFRMTSELQAKRRLGLTATLVREDGLEEDVFSLIGPKKYDVPWKELESKSWIAEAKCKEIRVNMDDDLRLKYSIADDREKFRLASENPEKMKAIELIMKKHSESHLLVIGQYINQLEEISKKFNIPLITGKTPLPERQTLYDAFRSGQIKSLVVSKVANFSIDLPDANIAIQVSGTFGSRQEEAQRLGRILRPKGHDNTAVFYSLISRDTNEERFGQNRQLFLTEQGYEYEIYTLDQFREAQEELAQLQLNNA; encoded by the coding sequence ATGAGCAAACCCTTAATCGTTCAGAGTGATAAAACCATGCTTTTGGAGGTCGATAACCCCGAGTTTGAGGCCTGTCAGACCATTGTTTCCAAATTTGCAGAACTAGAAAAAAGCCCGGAATACCTCCATACATATAGAATTTCACCACTTTCTCTCTGGAACGCCGCCTCGATCAAGATGTCTGCGGATGAAATCGTAGAATGTCTCGAAAAATTCTCACGCTACTCGGTTCCAAAAAATATAGTAAACGAAATCCGTGAACAGATCAGCCGTTACGGAAAAGTAAAACTCGTCAAAGAAGAATCCGGAGAACTTGCAATCATCTCCAATGAAAAAGGATTTCTCCAAGAGATCGGTAATCACAGAGCGGTGCAACCGTTCATCGAATCCACATTCCCGGATAAGATCTATATCAAAAAAGAATACCGTGGACATATCAAACAGGCACTTATCAAAATCGGTTTCCCTGTCGAAGATCTCGCCGGTTACGACGAAGGAAATAAATACGGTTTCAATCTAAGACCGGAAAGTATCAGCGGTAAGAAGTTCGGAATGCGCGACTACCAAAGAGCCTGTGTGGAAGTGTTTCACGCCGGTGGTGGGAATGAAGGTGGTTCCGGTGTGGTGGTTCTTCCTTGCGGTGCGGGGAAAACCATCGTCGGAATCGGAGTGATGCAAATCGTCGGAGCGGAAACTCTGATCCTGGTAACGAACACACTTTCGATTCGTCAGTGGAGAAATGAAATCCTCGACAAAACCGACATTCCTCCGGAAGACATCGGAGAATATTCCGGTGAAGTCAAAGAAATCCGTCCGATTACGATTGCGACGTACAACATTCTTACACACAGAAAGAAGAAGGGCGGGGATTTTACCCACTTTCACCTCTTCAGCGCCAACAACTGGGGACTGATCGTCTATGACGAGGTTCACTTACTTCCGGCACCGGTGTTCCGAATGACTTCCGAACTCCAAGCAAAAAGAAGACTCGGTTTAACGGCGACCTTGGTTCGAGAAGACGGTCTCGAAGAAGACGTGTTCTCGCTCATCGGTCCGAAAAAATACGACGTTCCTTGGAAGGAACTCGAAAGTAAGTCCTGGATCGCGGAAGCGAAGTGTAAGGAAATCCGAGTCAACATGGACGACGATCTTCGTTTGAAATATTCCATCGCGGACGACCGCGAGAAGTTCAGACTCGCTTCGGAAAATCCGGAGAAGATGAAGGCGATCGAACTCATCATGAAAAAACATTCCGAGTCACATTTGCTCGTGATCGGGCAATACATCAATCAGCTGGAAGAAATATCAAAGAAATTTAATATTCCTCTGATTACGGGAAAAACTCCCCTTCCGGAAAGACAAACTCTGTATGATGCATTTCGTTCGGGACAGATCAAGTCTCTCGTGGTCAGTAAGGTGGCGAACTTTTCCATCGACTTACCGGATGCAAACATTGCGATTCAGGTTTCAGGGACGTTCGGTTCCAGACAAGAAGAAGCGCAGAGATTGGGACGAATCCTGAGACCGAAAGGGCACGACAACACGGCCGTATTCTATTCTTTGATTTCGAGAGATACGAACGAAGAAAGATTCGGACAAAATCGTCAGTTGTTTCTCACGGAACAAGGATACGAGTATGAAATTTATACTCTGGATCAGTTCCGAGAAGCGCAGGAAGAATTGGCTCAGCTTCAATTGAACAACGCCTGA